A genomic region of Vigna radiata var. radiata cultivar VC1973A unplaced genomic scaffold, Vradiata_ver6 scaffold_86, whole genome shotgun sequence contains the following coding sequences:
- the LOC106754223 gene encoding expansin-B3 translates to MQRHLFSAVFTLSLCFNIALGQTPTHSVLDQHWYPGTATWYGEPEGDGSTGGACGYGTLVDVKPLKARVGAVGSVLFKKGEGCGACYKVKCLDHSICSKRAVTVIVTDECPGCPSDRTHFDLSGSAFGRMAFAGENGQLRNRGEIPVIYRRTPCKYAGKNIAFHVNEGSTPFWLSLLVEFEDGDGDIGSMYIQEGGSSEWVQMSHVWGANWCIVRGPLRGPFSVKVSTSTGKSLTAKDVIPSNWTPKATYTSRLNFLS, encoded by the exons ATGCAGCGCCACCTTTTCTCCGCCGTGTTTACTCTAAGCCTGTGCTTTAACATTGCGCTAGGACAGACTCCTACTCACAGTGTCCTGGACCAACATTGGTACCCGGGAACCGCCACGTGGTACGGCGAACCCGAGGGAGACGGTAGCACCG GAGGGGCATGTGGGTATGGTACATTGGTGGACGTGAAGCCGTTGAAGGCAAGGGTGGGTGCAGTGGGGTCAGTGTTGTTCAAGAAAGGAGAAGGCTGCGGGGCTTGTTATAAGGTGAAGTGTTTGGACCATAGCATATGTTCCAAGCGGGCAGTCACGGTTATAGTAACAGATGAGTGCCCGGGCTGCCCGTCTGACCGAACGCACTTCGACCTCAGTGGCTCCGCCTTCGGCCGCATGGCGTTTGCCGGTGAAAATGGTCAGCTCCGCAACCGAGGGGAAATCCCAGTCATTTACCGAAG AACACCATGCAAGTATGCTGGGAAAAACATTGCCTTCCATGTCAATGAAGGTTCCACACCTTTCTGGCTATCACTTCTTGTGGAGTTTGAAGATGGAGATGGTGACATCGGCTCCATGTATATACAAGAG GGAGGGTCAAGTGAGTGGGTGCAGATGAGTCATGTTTGGGGTGCAAATTGGTGCATTGTAAGAGGGCCTTTGAGAGGACCTTTTTCTGTTAAAGTAAGCACATCCACAGGGAAAAGCCTCACTGCCAAAGATGTTATTCCAAGCAATTGGACTCCCAAAGCAACTTATACATCACGTTTGAATTTCCTTTCTTAA
- the LOC106754275 gene encoding uncharacterized protein LOC106754275, whose amino-acid sequence MAGKLELGPPKSDVSNPKEQAARKILKIVRSQGHPYVELRENGKKFIYFCTLCLAPCYSDDVLFDHLKGNLHKERLSAAKVTLLGPKPWPFNDGLVFFDTSIESDRDLEVADSYQNRLLKFNNNESSLAIVKFGNGVQPSAEPCSTDGVQDDERGLVIPHLLIGDEIFDVKVSEVGLGKIAARFLEKCSALSGIKRIWCEWLGKKSNNQQDGVEVLEHDFAIVNFAYNYDLGRSGLLDDVKSLLPSASGGRKGKTSLSDSDDISDSLSNQYDSSAEESSDSNNSTTRLTLDQFNNHHLCTRFISSKAVRKELRRKQRLAAEKVCNICQQKMLPGKDVAALLNLKTRRVACSSRNKTGAFHVFHTSCLIHWIILCEFEIITNHLVRPNVRRIVKRKIASDGEKIGKAKDIEKHIRTVFCPECQGTGMVIDGDGVEQPEFSLSQMFKFKIKACDARREWIKSPEVLQNCSTGFHFPSQSEEIFEEKVEPINLLHFYRADV is encoded by the exons ATGGCTGGGAAGTTGGAATTGGGGCCTCCGAAGTCTGATGTTTCCAATCCGAAGGAACAGGCGGCGAGAAAGATACTGAAAATTGTTAGATCTCAAGGGCATCCGTATGTTGAGTTGCGTGAGAATgggaaaaaattcatttactTCTGCACTCTGTGTCTTGCACCGTGTTATAGTGACGATGTTCTGTTTGATCACTTGAAAGGTAATCTTCATAAGGAGAGATTATCTGCTGCTAAGGTTACCCTCCTAGGACCGAAACCATGGCCTTTTAATGATGGTCTTGTTTTCTTTGATACTTCTATTGAAAGTGATAGAGACTTAGAAGTTGCGGATAGTTACCAAAACAGGttgttgaaatttaataataacgAGAGTAGTCTTGCAATTGTTAAGTTTGGGAACGGGGTTCAGCCAAGTGCTGAACCATGTTCGACTGATGGCGTGCAAGATGATGAGCGTGGGCTAGTGATTCCTCATTTGCTGATTGGAGATGAAATATTTGATGTAAAAGTCAGCGAAGTGGGCTTGGGGAAGATTGCTGCAAGATTTCTTGAGAAGTGCAGCGCGTTGAGTGGAATTAAAAGAATATGGTGTGAATGGTtaggaaaaaaaagtaataatcaaCAAGATGGTGTTGAGGTTCTAGAGCATGATTTTGCAATTGTAAATTTTGCTTATAATTATGATCTTGGTCGGTCTGGTTTGCTTGATGATGTCAAGTCATTGTTACCGTCTGCTTCTGGTGGCCGAAAGGGAAAGACATCGTTGTCTGACTCTGATGATATTAGTGATTCTTTAAGCAATCAGTATGATTCGTCTGCGGAAGAGTCTTCTGATTCGAACAATTCCACTACACGATTAACACTAGATCAATTCAACAATCATCATCTTTGTACAAGGTTCATTTCAAGCAAGGCTGTGAGGAAAGAATTGAGACGGAAGCAGCGGCTGGCAGCAGAGAAAGTATGTAACATCTGTCAACAAAAAATGCTTCCCGGTAAAGATGTAGCTGCTCTTTTGAATTTGAAGACTAGAAGAGTAGCGTGCAGTAGTCGGAATAAAACTGGG GCATTTCACGTGTTCCATACATCCTGCCTTATACACTGGATAATCTTGTGTGAATTTGAGATAATCACAAATCATTTAGTTCGTCCAAATGTTAGACGAATAGTGAAGAGAAAGATTGCTTCAGATGGTGAGAAAATTGGAAAAGCAAAAGATATAGAAAAGCATATAAGAACTGTATTCTGCCCAGAGTGCCAAGGTACCGGTATGGTCATTGATGGAGATGGAGTTGAACAGCCAGAATTTTCTTTGTCTCAG atgttcaaattcaaaataaaagcaTGTGATGCACGCAGAGAATGGATCAAGAGCCCCGAAGTTTTGCAGAATTGCTCAACTGGGTTTCACTTCCCTTCACAATCAGAAGAGATATTTGAG GAAAAAGTGGAACCCATAAATTTGCTGCATTTTTATCGTGCTGATGTTTAG